A portion of the Ralstonia nicotianae genome contains these proteins:
- a CDS encoding NAD-dependent succinate-semialdehyde dehydrogenase, whose translation MQLSDPALLKTQCLIDGRWIDADSGETLAVHNPATGRLLGHVPSVGAVQTQQAIEAAQNAWPAWRQRTAEARSRLLRRWFELVMQHQEDLARLLTGEQGKPLAEARGEIAYAAAYIEWFAEEAKRVYGDVLPSPWADKRLVVTQEPVGVCAAITPWNFPAAMITRKVAPALAAGCTMIVKPASQTPLSALALGELAMRAGIPAGVLGVITGSARTIGGTLTASPAVRKLSFTGSTEIGRVLAAQCAPTLKKMSLELGGNAPFIVFDDADLDEAVQGALVAKYRNTGQTCVCANRLLVQDGVYDAFAQKLKAAVAALRVGDGAHEGIEQGPLIDPPALEKVEELVADALSRGARLLTGGARHTLGGTFYQPTLLADVTSGMRLAHEEIFGPVAPLFRFRDEADAVRMANDTEFGLAAYFYTNDLRRAWRVAAALEYGMVGINSGLISTAAAPFGGVKQSGMGREGSKYGIQDYIDTKYLCMGSLHPNPL comes from the coding sequence ATGCAACTCTCCGACCCGGCACTGCTGAAGACCCAATGCCTGATCGACGGCCGGTGGATCGACGCCGACAGCGGCGAGACCCTCGCCGTGCACAACCCCGCCACCGGCCGGTTGCTGGGCCACGTTCCATCCGTCGGCGCGGTGCAGACCCAGCAGGCGATCGAGGCCGCGCAGAACGCCTGGCCCGCGTGGCGGCAGCGCACCGCCGAAGCGCGTTCGCGCCTGCTGCGCCGCTGGTTCGAGCTGGTCATGCAGCACCAGGAAGACCTGGCGCGCCTGCTGACCGGCGAGCAGGGCAAGCCCCTGGCCGAAGCGCGCGGCGAGATCGCCTATGCGGCCGCCTACATCGAGTGGTTCGCCGAAGAGGCCAAGCGCGTCTACGGCGATGTCCTCCCGTCGCCGTGGGCGGACAAGCGGCTCGTCGTCACGCAGGAGCCCGTCGGCGTGTGCGCGGCCATCACCCCCTGGAATTTTCCGGCGGCCATGATCACGCGCAAGGTGGCGCCGGCGCTGGCCGCGGGTTGCACCATGATCGTCAAGCCGGCCTCGCAGACGCCCTTGTCCGCGCTGGCCCTGGGGGAACTGGCAATGCGTGCCGGCATCCCGGCGGGCGTCCTGGGCGTGATCACCGGCAGCGCCCGGACCATCGGCGGCACGCTGACGGCCAGCCCGGCGGTGCGCAAGCTCAGCTTCACGGGATCGACCGAAATCGGCCGCGTGCTGGCCGCGCAATGCGCGCCGACACTGAAAAAGATGTCGCTGGAGCTCGGCGGCAATGCGCCGTTCATTGTCTTCGACGACGCCGATCTCGACGAGGCGGTGCAGGGCGCGCTGGTCGCCAAATACCGGAACACCGGCCAGACCTGCGTATGCGCCAACCGCCTGCTGGTGCAGGACGGGGTGTACGACGCCTTCGCGCAGAAGCTCAAAGCCGCCGTGGCCGCGCTGCGCGTGGGAGACGGCGCGCATGAAGGCATCGAACAGGGCCCGCTCATCGACCCGCCCGCGCTGGAGAAGGTCGAGGAACTGGTGGCCGACGCACTGTCCAGGGGCGCGCGCCTGCTGACCGGAGGCGCACGCCACACGCTGGGCGGCACGTTCTACCAGCCCACCCTGCTGGCCGACGTGACCTCCGGCATGCGCCTAGCGCACGAAGAAATCTTCGGCCCCGTCGCCCCGCTGTTCCGTTTCCGGGACGAGGCCGATGCCGTTCGCATGGCCAACGATACCGAGTTCGGCCTGGCCGCTTATTTCTACACGAACGATCTGCGCCGTGCCTGGCGCGTTGCCGCTGCCCTGGAGTACGGCATGGTGGGCATCAACTCCGGGCTCATCAGCACGGCCGCCGCGCCGTTCGGCGGGGTCAAGCAGTCCGGCATGGGCCGAGAGGGTTCGAAGTACGGCATCCAGGACTACATCGACACCAAGTATCTGTGCATGGGAAGCCTTCACCCGAACCCGCTCTGA
- the hpaH gene encoding 2-oxo-hept-4-ene-1,7-dioate hydratase: MLAQETIQTLARHLYASRKSRVQVRHFSRQYPEMTIEDGYAIQREWVRLEEADGRQVRGRKIGLTSRAMQMASQISEPDFAPLMDDMFFECGSDIPFDRFIAPRVEVELAFVLGAPLKGPGVTVFDVLRATEYVTPALEIIDARIEQFDRDTKEMRRVTDTISDLAANAGIVMGGRPVRPLDVDLRWVGALLHKNGVIEETGLAAGVLNHPATGVAWLANRIAPYGEHLEAGQIVLAGSFTRPTHAQRGDTLHADYGSLGSISFRFV; this comes from the coding sequence ATGCTTGCTCAGGAAACGATCCAGACCTTGGCGCGGCATCTGTACGCGTCGCGCAAGTCGCGCGTGCAGGTGCGGCATTTCTCGCGCCAGTACCCCGAGATGACGATCGAGGACGGCTATGCCATCCAGCGCGAGTGGGTCCGCCTCGAAGAAGCCGACGGGCGCCAGGTGCGGGGCCGCAAGATCGGCCTGACCTCGCGGGCCATGCAGATGGCGTCCCAGATCAGCGAGCCGGACTTCGCCCCGCTGATGGACGATATGTTCTTCGAATGCGGGTCGGACATCCCGTTCGACCGCTTCATCGCACCGCGGGTCGAGGTCGAGCTGGCCTTCGTGCTGGGCGCGCCGCTGAAGGGGCCTGGCGTGACCGTGTTCGACGTGCTGCGCGCGACGGAATACGTCACGCCCGCGCTCGAGATCATCGATGCGCGCATCGAGCAGTTCGACCGCGACACGAAGGAGATGCGGCGCGTCACCGACACGATCTCCGATCTGGCCGCCAACGCCGGCATCGTCATGGGCGGCCGCCCCGTGCGCCCGCTCGACGTCGACCTGCGCTGGGTCGGCGCGCTGCTGCACAAGAACGGGGTCATCGAAGAGACGGGGCTCGCCGCGGGCGTGCTGAATCATCCGGCCACCGGCGTGGCCTGGCTGGCCAACAGGATCGCCCCCTACGGCGAACACCTGGAGGCCGGCCAGATCGTGCTCGCTGGCTCGTTCACGCGGCCGACCCATGCCCAGCGCGGCGATACCCTGCACGCCGACTACGGCAGCCTGGGCAGCATCTCGTTCCGATTCGTGTGA
- the hpaI gene encoding 4-hydroxy-2-oxoheptanedioate aldolase has product MQMPHNAFKQALREGRPQIGLWLGLAHANAAELLAGTGFDWLLIDGEHAPNDLQSILAQLRAVAPYPAQPIVRPPTGDAAQIKQLLDLGAQTLLVPMVDSARQAHGLAQAMRYPPHGIRGVGSALARSSRWNQVRGYLQQADAQMCLLVQAETTAALAQLDAIAAQDGVDGVFFGPADLSASMGLLGQPGHPDVVAAICDGIRRVRAAGKAPGVLAADPELAATYLAHGALFVAVGVDTTLLVGAASRLARQYRASGSDEPSRSGIAQAY; this is encoded by the coding sequence GTGCAGATGCCGCACAACGCTTTCAAGCAGGCGCTTCGCGAAGGGCGTCCGCAGATCGGCCTGTGGCTGGGGCTGGCCCATGCGAATGCCGCCGAGCTGCTCGCCGGCACGGGCTTCGACTGGCTGCTGATCGACGGCGAGCATGCGCCGAACGATCTGCAGTCCATCCTGGCCCAGCTGCGCGCCGTCGCGCCCTATCCCGCGCAGCCCATTGTCCGCCCGCCGACCGGTGACGCGGCGCAGATCAAGCAGCTGCTCGATCTCGGTGCGCAGACGCTGCTCGTGCCGATGGTGGACAGCGCACGGCAGGCGCACGGTCTGGCGCAGGCCATGCGGTATCCGCCGCACGGCATCCGTGGCGTCGGCAGCGCGCTCGCACGGTCCTCGCGCTGGAATCAGGTCCGCGGCTATCTGCAGCAGGCCGATGCGCAGATGTGCCTGCTGGTCCAGGCCGAGACCACCGCCGCGCTCGCCCAGCTCGACGCGATTGCGGCGCAGGACGGTGTGGACGGCGTCTTTTTCGGCCCCGCCGACCTCAGTGCGTCGATGGGCCTGCTGGGCCAGCCGGGGCATCCCGATGTGGTGGCGGCGATCTGCGACGGCATCCGGCGCGTGCGCGCGGCCGGAAAGGCGCCCGGCGTGCTGGCCGCGGACCCGGAGCTGGCGGCCACCTACCTCGCGCACGGCGCCCTGTTCGTCGCCGTCGGCGTGGACACCACCTTGCTCGTCGGCGCCGCCTCCAGGCTGGCGCGGCAGTACCGGGCGAGCGGCAGCGACGAGCCCTCGCGGTCCGGCATCGCGCAGGCCTACTGA
- a CDS encoding cupin domain-containing protein — translation MHDLRRDFETHSANLIDVSGQTPQTHNEQWAPLIIPKETIEAEVERLASLPRPGNGRRETLLVHPMARPDTPGLAPGIQVRLSVLKPGESTAAFRHNATEVNFCIRGGGHTEIAGRRIDFERYDVWNHPSYLAYTHHNDTRDLQVRLTYSNAPLLQFMDIYITEDGASSGTVAAAHEEASDDPRRKNPFGVFPISDDGGLLMPYEVLINPERVVSNPMLFKWSRVKPELDKLEALGKDYIGRRLYMYYNPATGRTNGITPNFFATMTIRPPKIVDRPHRHVSAAINYYFHGTGHSVVAGNRYEWKAGDLMLSAPGWAVHNHASHDEPVYELTVQDQPLNIHMESLLWQEDLKHELAVLGSQLGFATNRQAA, via the coding sequence ATGCATGACCTGCGCAGAGACTTCGAAACGCATTCCGCGAACCTGATCGATGTCAGCGGCCAGACGCCCCAAACCCACAATGAACAATGGGCGCCGCTGATCATCCCGAAAGAGACGATCGAAGCCGAGGTCGAGCGCCTCGCCTCGCTCCCCAGGCCCGGCAACGGCCGCCGCGAAACGCTGCTGGTGCACCCCATGGCGCGCCCGGATACGCCCGGGCTCGCGCCGGGCATCCAGGTACGCCTGTCGGTGCTCAAGCCGGGGGAGTCGACCGCCGCGTTCCGCCACAACGCGACCGAGGTGAATTTCTGCATCCGTGGCGGCGGGCATACGGAGATCGCCGGCCGGCGCATCGACTTCGAGCGCTATGACGTCTGGAACCACCCGAGCTACCTCGCCTACACCCATCACAACGACACGCGCGACCTGCAGGTGCGGCTGACCTACTCGAACGCGCCGCTGCTGCAGTTCATGGACATCTACATCACCGAGGACGGCGCGAGCAGCGGCACGGTCGCCGCGGCGCACGAAGAAGCGAGCGACGATCCGCGCCGCAAGAACCCGTTCGGCGTCTTCCCGATCAGCGACGACGGCGGCCTGCTGATGCCGTACGAAGTGCTGATCAACCCCGAGCGCGTCGTATCCAATCCGATGCTGTTCAAGTGGAGCCGCGTCAAGCCCGAGCTCGACAAGCTGGAGGCCCTGGGCAAGGACTACATCGGCCGCCGCCTCTACATGTACTACAACCCCGCCACGGGCCGCACCAACGGCATCACCCCGAACTTCTTCGCAACGATGACGATCCGGCCGCCGAAGATCGTCGATCGTCCGCATCGGCACGTGTCGGCGGCCATCAACTATTACTTCCACGGCACGGGCCACAGCGTCGTGGCCGGCAACCGGTACGAATGGAAGGCCGGCGACCTGATGCTCTCCGCGCCGGGCTGGGCGGTCCACAACCATGCCTCCCACGACGAGCCGGTGTACGAGCTGACGGTGCAGGACCAGCCGCTGAACATCCACATGGAGTCGCTGCTCTGGCAGGAGGATCTCAAGCACGAGCTGGCCGTGCTGGGCAGCCAACTCGGCTTCGCCACCAACCGCCAGGCAGCCTGA
- a CDS encoding aldehyde dehydrogenase family protein, with protein sequence MGTFETLAFMDAAADTGRLFDQGAWKPARGGTRPVLEPATGAVLRQAGIATAEDMREAITHATQAQPAWAALPPRERSAVLLRAAQWLQQHVEALAQAIARETGGVLPKGEREVREAIFLCQLGAGLPVRAQGEVLPSTPGRLSIARRMPYGVVGVISPFNMPLILGIRSVAPALALGNAVVLKPDPRTPFSGGAIMAEMFRHAGLPPGVLQVLSGDAESGEALVTDARVPMIAFTGSPAVGRRIGELAGRHLKKVSLELGGANNLIILDDADLDAAASAAAFGAWFHQGQICMASNRVLVHEAVAEAIRQRLVDKARRLPVGDGASGGVALGPMIDRRQLERFDAVVRDTVAAGAVLEAGGTCEGLYYRPTVLSNVQPGMRSFDEEPFGPVVNLVTFRTDEEAVELANNSHGGLAAGIISRDVARALAIGERIHAGMLHINDQTVSNDYTNPFGGPGLGGNGSAVGGPADIDQYTRWQWVTVKSAPPSYPF encoded by the coding sequence ATGGGCACCTTCGAAACGCTCGCGTTCATGGACGCCGCAGCGGACACCGGCCGCCTGTTCGACCAGGGCGCGTGGAAGCCGGCGCGCGGCGGCACGCGGCCGGTGCTGGAGCCGGCCACGGGCGCGGTGCTGCGCCAGGCCGGCATCGCCACGGCCGAAGACATGCGCGAGGCCATCACGCACGCGACGCAGGCACAGCCCGCCTGGGCGGCGCTGCCGCCGCGCGAACGCTCGGCCGTGCTCCTGCGCGCGGCACAATGGCTGCAGCAGCATGTCGAGGCACTGGCGCAGGCCATTGCGCGCGAGACCGGCGGCGTCCTGCCCAAGGGCGAACGCGAAGTCAGGGAAGCGATCTTCCTGTGCCAGCTCGGCGCGGGCCTGCCGGTGCGCGCGCAGGGCGAAGTGCTGCCGAGCACGCCGGGCCGCCTGTCGATCGCGCGGCGCATGCCGTACGGCGTGGTGGGCGTGATTTCGCCGTTCAACATGCCGCTCATCCTCGGCATCCGTTCGGTGGCGCCCGCGCTGGCGCTGGGGAACGCCGTGGTGCTCAAGCCCGATCCCCGCACGCCGTTCTCCGGCGGCGCGATCATGGCCGAAATGTTCCGGCACGCCGGGCTGCCGCCGGGTGTACTCCAGGTACTGTCCGGCGACGCCGAATCCGGCGAGGCGCTGGTGACCGATGCGCGCGTGCCAATGATCGCCTTCACCGGCTCGCCTGCCGTGGGCAGGCGGATCGGTGAGCTGGCCGGCCGGCACCTGAAGAAGGTCTCGCTCGAACTCGGCGGCGCCAACAACCTCATCATCCTCGACGACGCCGACCTGGATGCCGCGGCCAGTGCCGCAGCCTTCGGCGCCTGGTTTCACCAGGGGCAGATCTGTATGGCGAGCAACCGTGTCCTCGTGCACGAGGCCGTCGCCGAAGCGATCAGGCAGCGCCTGGTGGACAAGGCCAGGCGCTTGCCGGTGGGCGACGGCGCGAGCGGCGGGGTCGCGCTCGGGCCGATGATCGACCGGCGGCAGCTCGAGCGCTTCGACGCTGTGGTCAGGGACACCGTCGCGGCAGGCGCGGTGCTCGAAGCCGGCGGCACCTGCGAAGGGCTGTACTACCGGCCGACGGTGCTCTCGAACGTGCAGCCCGGCATGCGCAGCTTCGACGAGGAGCCGTTCGGCCCGGTGGTGAATCTCGTGACCTTCCGCACCGACGAAGAAGCCGTCGAGCTGGCGAACAACAGCCACGGCGGACTGGCGGCCGGCATCATCAGCCGCGACGTTGCGCGGGCGCTGGCCATCGGTGAGCGCATTCATGCCGGCATGCTCCACATCAACGACCAGACCGTGAGCAACGACTACACCAATCCGTTCGGCGGGCCGGGCCTGGGCGGAAACGGCAGCGCGGTCGGCGGGCCGGCCGACATCGACCAGTACACGCGCTGGCAATGGGTGACGGTGAAGTCCGCGCCGCCCAGCTACCCCTTCTGA